A part of Candidatus Poribacteria bacterium genomic DNA contains:
- a CDS encoding T9SS type A sorting domain-containing protein gives ELATDTDVRITIYAANGVVVRTLQLGQQSAGYYTDREHAAYWDGRNASGEQVASGVYFYQLETDEISSLRKMVILK, from the coding sequence ACGAGTTGGCGACGGATACGGATGTGCGGATCACGATCTATGCCGCGAACGGTGTAGTCGTCCGGACGTTGCAGTTGGGTCAGCAGTCGGCTGGCTACTATACGGATCGTGAGCATGCGGCGTATTGGGACGGTCGGAATGCTTCTGGTGAGCAGGTGGCGAGTGGCGTGTATTTTTACCAGTTGGAAACGGACGAAATTTCGTCACTTCGCAAGATGGTAATATTGAAATAA